aaagtaaacaaaacagaagACTCAATGAACAACCCATGTGGAAAAATGATATTCGAGGAATAATTGATGATTCTTATAATAGCTTCACCGGAGTTCCTGGTAATCCTGGCATTCCGGCAATCCCAATCCGACCCTGTTCGCCTTGCTCGCCTTTCTACGGAAAACAGGAAGCAATCGAATTGtgaatttttaaatgttttgttcattgcttttttttaatgggtggTTCTCAGAAAGTATGGTCTAGAAGTTtgacatgagaaaaaaacaaaacagttgtaAATAGTTGGTGACACCTTGTGGACACAAGGAAACGAACAGAAACTTTTGTAAAGAGCACGTCACGAACAGGAAGTGGTCACGATGGCTATTTTTCACCACTCCAAATAAATTCCCACACAATAGCCACAAATGTCAGCCAAATTATGTCAGCAGTATTCCAAGCAGTGAAATTTGATGATCGGTTCTAAAGGGTAGAAAATATGGACTTTGAAAGTGGGTCATGTGACCATCACGTTGGACCATGCATTCACCCGAACACTTACTGAGCCAGGCTCTCCTTTTAGTCCCTGCTccccctgcaaaaaaaactaatgTTAAGCGGTTATAAAAGTAGACGTacgggaaaataaaatatttatgtaaCCTTTTCGCCTGGTTTTCCGGGTGTACCATTAAGCCCGTCCTTTCCGGAACCACCCTGCCCACAGTCACGTATACGCATGAGTGTCAACAATTGTGACAATATAGATGTTTTATGAAATTTGGACACCAACCAAAGAGGATCCTGGAAGTCCAGGTTTACCCTCAGGACCCTGCGAACAAGCAGAAGATATGAAGTTTAAAGGTATTTGTTCTCACACAACTTTCAATGACTCCTACGAGAACGGGAAATGGGACGCTCACTCTTGGTCCAGGTAGGCCGACTTCTCCTCTTGAACCCGGCTCGCCGGGCTCACCCTGACGGAAACAGGATAAGACGTTTTTTAGAGAGGCAGATGAAATTGCCTTGGGAGAATTAAACAAATATGATATTGATAAAGACACCTTGATCACCCGGGCGAAGATATTGTCTCGTAGCGTctgtcaaaaaacaacaacaaacagagCATTTATTTCTTGTTTGCCGCCTTATTGTCTCGATTTTACGAGCGCGACTGCAACAAACGGGCCTGTTAAACATGACCGGACTGATGAGAAGCTGTCACACGCGACTATAAAAGGTTTGTTTACTTGCGTTCCGGGAGGTCCAGGTTTTCCCTTTGTGACGACAGCAGACACGCGTGCGCgcacacagagaaaaaaacaaactgttaAAAATCACATCGATAGGACATCATGTGAAAAATTTGCAGGAAATAGAATATGCGCCGAAGCATGATGAACACAATAAAGGCCAAAACAAAGATATCGAAATTGCAATCGCGATGACAAAGCAAAGCGGCGGGTCAGAGCGCACGTACGCACCGGTTCGCCTTTGTCGCCTTTTTCGGCGTCAAGCCCCTagaggaagacaaagaaatTTCATTACAGGTAATCATGAAACGTTAGCATTGACAAGTGACAATTACACCgagaaatgttttattattttaattgtgaGGAGATCTCACCGGCTGGCCAGCGTTTCCAATATCTCCTTTCTCTCCTCGCGTTCCCGGTTGCCCTGCTAGCCCTTGAGAGCCCTGATAGAAAATTAATGAAACAGAAACAATAGGTGACTtgatcatttatatttttgcaattttgtaGAACCGCAAAAGATAAAATACCCTTATTCCTGGGTCGCCGGATGCTCCTTGTGGTCCTTGCTCGCCCTTTAAAAGACAACATGAGTTGAAcaatttaataatttaatttaaaaaaaatatttggactgGTATGGCACCTTCATCCCTTGTTCTCCTTTAATTCCAGCTTCCCCCtacacatacaaaaacatttaagaaAATGTCATTCTAGCAATTATATAAggaacagagaaaaaaaaattaagctgttaataaatgcgaTAAACTTGTTTCATGTCTGTGACAACCTCATGTGATTTACTTACATCTTTACCTCTTAATCCTGTTTCTCCAGGATTTCCAGGTGGGCCCAAATCCCCTTTGTCACCTTTGGAGCCATCCTGTCCCTGTTCAAGATATTATTTGGAATACTATAATTTTGATACAcagcttgacattttttgtttttattacctTTGCTCCTGGTTTTCCAGATAAACCAACATTTCCCTGTGAATGAgagcaatattaaaaaaaaaatggcggatGAGTTATTCAGGGACTCACCCGTTCCCCGTTTTCTCCCTTTGGTCCCCCTTGTCCTGGAATCCCAAAACCTGGACTACCCTGCAAGTACACAATAATTAAACCAGAGCTGCACATTCccattttccacatttcataCTTTTTAATGATCCAACCTTTTCTCCTTTGTCTCCGGGTTCCCCTTTTGGTCCCAGAGGGCCCGCGGGACCGATTGGACCGATGTCTCCCTGTAGGACGGGAAATGTGACACATCAGTCGGAGACTTTTGAAAAGAAGACTAGCGTCTCTGAAGGGGTTGCGCTCACTGAGTCATTCAGTCCAATTGTACAAAGCTAATGAGAGGAGAGGTCTTAATTGTGTTTGATTGGCAGGCCCAGAGGAGAACACACAACGGTAACGGGTTCCAAAACGATAAGCACTACCCCTTCCTTACATGGTGGATTCGTCTTCATAAACAGCATGAAGTACTCACCCGGACGCCTTTTTTGCCAGTTGGACCAATATTCTGCCATGACACAACCACGAGAATATTCAGAGCCGAAATTTGACAACATAactagcaaaaaaataaaaattacaaaacGTGGTCTTACACCGTTGGCAGTGTCTCCAGGGGCTCCTCTTGGGCCTTCGTCCCCCTTAAGACCGATCGGTCCTGTCGGTCCCTGGGAGAAATAGTATGCATTCAACACTGACGGAGCTAGGGGGGAATTTGTGGGGGTACTGCCCCCCCTGAAAATATGCTCGACGTGACAGgccagcaaagaaaaaaattcaaatttgaaGAACCGCTTTGATATCTTTGCATGGAAATAATTGTCTGACGCATTTAGCGCTTATCTTGTCGACTTTTTCGATCAACAAAAAGGGCATTAAAACAAATAGGGCGACAGCATCTCGGTGACAATCTCACCGGGAGGGGAAGTGAGGTGAGGGGGCCGcctcaaattaaaaatcagTGATGCGGGACAAAATGTGTGAAAGATAATCATTGAAGCTTTGACGACATGCCTCTTGTGTAATCACCGGCTTCTCTCATCGAGGCTAATTTAAGAGGTGCAATGACAATGTCCGTCTATATATTCTAGTCCAATTTGAAACATAATGCCTCGGCCTATTCAGTCAAATCTGAAGTGCATTTTCTCATCATCACTAATAACACTCACTGTTGGTCCTTCTGGTCCACTCGGTCCCCTCTCGCCTCGTTCACCCtaagaagaaatgcatttctTCATTTAAGACTCACTTTCAGACGGCATATTTTAGTCCAGCTGATGAGTCATTCCCATGATAAAACTGATCGGGAGTGTATTTGGATGTGGACTCACTTTGTCCCCTTGCTCCCCTTTGAATCCCTTTTTCCCCTGCGGACACAATAAAACTAACAGTGATTCATTATTTCATGGCCAATTACTCAAAAATCATTAAGCAGCAGTTAGCGTGTTTATCTTGTGAGCGTTAATTAGCATTCTGGCCAAAATACGAATGGGCGTGGCTCAATACGCACCCGAGGTCCAATGGCTCCTTGGATGCCTTGTTCTCCAAGTTCACCCTGGACATATACAtcccaaatgaaatgaaataaaaggaaGTAAAATCACGTATTGAGTACCTTGGGGCCGACTGGTCCCGCTACGCCCGCATTTCCCtgcaaaatataaacatgGATGAAATTTGGTGATGGGACGGCagtaagacaaaaaatatatatttaacaagtataaaatgaatgaacagAGGACAACGAAGATGGCTGCTACATTCAATATGCTCAGGAAAGCAGCttacaggggtgtcaaacaaatttttttggcgggccgcattgtagtcatagcttctttcagaGGGCAATTAtgaatgtatgagcacctcatgttatatacagtaaaagctacaaaacaaactgacaaataactcgttttcaaatctagtcaaatatttttaaaaaaagatattaaaagtgaagacaatttgcaattctagtaatgacacgaatttgatgcacaatttgtctttgcgggccacataaaatgatgtggagggccgtatctggcccccgggccttgagtttgacaccagtaGCGTAAAGGATAAAACTGAGTATTTTTGGGCGCAATACCTTCTCTCCCGGCTCTCCACGGGACCCCTGAGAACCTTGCAGGCTATATTCGCATTCACCCTgcaaaaattcacatttagaGAAAATAGACACCACCGGCATTTTGAGAGCAAGATCAATGTTTGTTAACACTTGCCTTGTCTCCTTTCGGACCCGGTGAGCCCGGTGTCCCGTTGATGCCGATTGGACCGGGCAACCCTGCGACACCCTTGACGGTGGTGGcaaacagaattttttttttgtaacgtGTATTTTAATGCTGATCCTATCCGCACTTACATTGCTTCCAGCTTCTCCCGTGTCGCCCTTTGTGCCCGGCTTCCCACGTAAACCCTTTCAAGTGAACATATGATGACGTCATTTAAAGTCCAATCAAAATGAGTCGCAGGATTGTCGGGTACCTTTTCTCCTGGCTCTCCAGGGTCCCCCTTCAAAAATAAAGTACAACACAGTGAATAAGTGGCTGTACATGTAAAAGTTCAACTCTGATGCTTTTCTTACCTTGATAGATATTCCTGGCGGTCCTGCTGGACCAGGCATACCCGGGACTCCGATGACTCCGGGAATACCAGGAGGTCCCTGGGCACCctatcacattttttttctcttttatatcaaaacctattcttgaaaaaaatcccCTAAAATTCATCAGCGCTAGACTCACTGAGGATCCTGGTTCTCCTTTTTGGCCAGGGATGAAGTTTGCATCTGGGGCTGCTATCACATAACCCGGCTCTCCCTgtgaagagaaacaaaacgCGCATGATGATTGCTCCACATATACGTACATTCAAATATCCCAAAACTtactctctctcctctctggcCTTTGGGACCAGGGAGACCATGAGGACCCTGTTGAATCGCAAGAATAGTCACAATTCATTTAAGCGCATGTTTTCagtgttttaagttttacCATATCGCCTGGTACACCTGGTGTGCcctgaaaaagaagaaaatatacaTTACACGtgttaaaacaacaaacacaatgaaTTTGTTCCCTTAATTAACTTACCCGTTGGCCGGCGGAACCCGGGGGTCCAGTTCTTCCTGGGCGTCCAGGCAGCCCAGGAACGCCATCTGTTCCAGGAGGTCCctgtcaaaataaagcaatacAGCTGAGgcgaaaatataataaaagtaaaaacaacaacatgacgCTGCAACACATTTAACTGACTTGCGCTCAgtaaaacaatccaaatgaaatttgtcagtgtgtgtatgtgcatctTACCTTTTCACCCTTCTCTCCTTTGGTAGAGGTAAAAGGATCAAACTGTCCTAGAGTTTGCCTGAATCGctacaaaaacatcaaacacGGCAGGTAATGTCGGTAAAAGAAAAGATTTGTAATGtaagaaatattttgaatgaaacTCACCAAACCTCCTCCCATACCATCCCCCTGAAAGTCCATTGTGGATGTTActacacatttttattgtgtttacaCACAATGTTGGCTCAATTAAACTCACCCTTTCTCCTTTCTGGCCCTGGGGAAAAGACAGAAGAACAAtttgaatgcatttaaaatCGAAAATAAATGGCACCTGATCAATCTACCTTGACACATTGGCAGGTGGGGGCTTGAGGCAGCTTTGGGTCATCAGTGGGCGTGTCCAGCTGACTCAGCTAAAAATAAAGAGGGAGTAATGAAGTGATACTTTGTCATAAAAATTGCACTTTTTCCTTTTACCTCCGGCTTGAACTCGGAGAGGAGCTCCTCGCTGCAGACGCTCCCAACGAATTCTCTCTCCACGGAGGGAAAGTCATCGAAGGTCGGCGAGTAGAAGACGTTCTTGTATCGGCCGGGGGCGGCAATTTTACTCAACTCCCGCAGGTCGGCATTGGTGACCCCTACCGCCAGAATGCTGACGCCTACTCAAAACGTAACAAAGATTAGAAATTGAGGGAGAACTACAGTAAGCTTGTAAGCGCACTTTTTGACTGACCCAGAGCACGAGCGATCCTGGAGGGAGACTCCACGTCGTCATGGGCCCTGCCGTCTGTTATCAGCACCAGAACATGGGCAACATCCTGCCTCATGCCCAGAGACTCTTGAAACATTTCTTGCAGGACATAGCTGATTCCCTTTCCTGTGTTCAGAAAGGCACACAAGTTGAAGAAATGAGATTTTTCCTGGTGTTTGGTTGGCAGCACAAACCTGTCTTGGTGTTGCCTCCTCCATAGCGTAACGCCATGAGTCCCCTGCGCACAGAGTTCCGGTCTTTGTGATCGTTAAGTCGGAATTCAATCCGAGGCTCATCGCTAAAACGAACCACAGCTATCTGAAAGTGACAAGAGAGAATTTCAACTTCATTATGTCTGCAATTCCCAGCTGTCAGGCAGGATGACGCGCGGCTCATTTAGCAGACACCAACTTGTGCGCCTTCAGGGCCGATGACCGGGAAGTAGGTGACCACCCGAAATATGAAGTCCTTCATCTTGTCAAAGTTGTTGGCGCCAATACTGGATGATTCATCCACCAGGAACACGATGTCCACTTTGCTACGGCTGCAATCTGGACGAAAACCAAATGGCTGAGTCAGCAACTATCGCACCCCaacgagaaaaaaataaaatacctgGTTTTGATTGCGCGGGGGTCACTGCGCTTGGTGTTGTCAACAGAGGAGGGGTCACTGTTGGATGAATTGAGGTTTTATCGGTAGTAATCGGCAACCTAAAAGAATTCTTGGTGCTTCTAGTGGCTGTCTGAGGGGTTATGGTGTTCGCTTTGACATAAGAGGCTACTGTTGCTGGCTGGGACGTCGGAGGACGCTGTCCCACTGAGATGAGCAgaaacaaaatattagaaGCATCACGTAAAACAAAAGGCGGATGAATCTTGTGAGTCTTCCTTACCAATCCTCTGGTAAACGGTGCTGATTGGTCCCTCCACATGCCCATATAAAGGCCGAATGGAGAAAATGTAGGTTCTGCGATAGAGGAGATCACCAACTTTGAAGGAGGTGAAACTCGAACCCAGTGTCTCGTTTTTAGTCTCAAAcactgaaacaaaacacattatttCACTTGAGTGTTTACGCTGCAATTTTAATACACTCGTTGTAATAAGACATCATGCTGTTCATATCAGCTACGTCATTGGCTCAGACCTGAGATGTGTCTCCAGCTTAGAAGATACCTGGAGACACCCGCCACTGGATTCCAGCTTAGAACAGTGCTGCTGTCGGTGGTGTTCATTGCCGTGAAGCCGGTCACTTTTGGAAGGTCCACTAAAGTCCAGTTCAAGAGAGAAAAGTCAAAGGGTATATTCATCCTAGTTTCCATGTTCAGAGGATTTGACTAGACCAACTCACATGTCCGTGCTGTGACCAGCACAGAGCTTCCCTCCTGGCTTCCCGCCATGGAGGACACTTGAATCTTGTAGGCCGAGCCCTCTCGTAGGCTCTTTATAGTGAAGGTTGTAACACCAGCTGGTACCATATGGGACTTTTCTTCTCCCCCTGGTGAAGGATGCAGTAAAACTGGTATGGCAActgaatttatttataaagcacTGAATCAAAAggcaaagatttaaaaaaaaaaaagaaaaaaggaaagtcaGAACTGGTGTTTTATGCTTGCCCCTACGAGCTCCAGTTAAAAGGCGAGCAACAGCACCAGTTTGGCgtccaattttaaaatgattgtcTAATTTTGCcaatacaatgaaaacagCATGGGCCCCAAAattgaaccctgtggaacaccagTGGGGCAGAGTGCAATTTAGAGAAACCGAGGCTAACAGATAGGTACAGGTACTGCCTGCCAAATCGGATCCGAGTCACTTTAGAACACTAACCTTAAGGCCACATGGTGTTGCAAACGAACCACAGAGATACCACAGCAATTCGGAGCATAACATATGAAGAATCTCACCCACGAATTGGACCCAGGAAACTTTGTAGCCTGTTGCACCGGTCGATTGTTTCCAGGAAAGGGTGACAGAGTTAACACCAGTGTCCACCACTTTGACGTCCTTCACCAGCTGGGGCGGTCCCGAGTCCAAGGCAGCCGCTGAAGATTTAAACATGCAATCAAGGCAGGTtatattttcctaaatctCCACAGCAAACATGAGGAACATCCAATTGTTCGCTACCTGTGACTTGAGTTAAGGAAATTTCTGGTCCCTCCGTGTTGCCGTATATTGCACGGACTGTGATCGTGTAGGTGGTTTGTGGGCTCAGGTCAACGATGCGATAGAAGAGAATGCTGTGGTCCAAGTAGCGTGATTGGGGGCTGCCGTCATCTGCAAACAAAGATGGGAAAATGTGTGACAAAAATCAGGCATATGAGGGTGAATGTGCACGCCATGGACAAGAACATTTACCAGTGTTCCAGGAGAATTTGTACTCAGTAGCGCCCACTATTGGGCTCCATTGCACTTCTATGGTGGTGCTGGTGTAGGCGGTGACCTCAAAGCTGGACACGTACCCGAGAGGAgctgaaaacaaatgtatcaGTTAAACTAAACGGTTGACGTCTATAGTCGCCGATGGTAGTGAATGAGTCCAGGCAAATTCAGGTACTGACATGTTCTGAAGGTGGCGGTAAAACCAGGCCCGACCACCGATCCAAAGAGCACGTAGAGAGTCAGGGCGTACTCGGTGTCATGGGCCACATTCTTCAGCTGGTACTCAGTGGTGCTGCCATTCAGAGCTAACTGCCTGGGACGGTCCCGACCCGCAAACTCTGAGAAACAACGATATATGAAAGGAAGCTCCTGCTGGGATGATATCATTCAACACACCTATCGTGGGTCCCCAGGCCAGTCGGTACCCGGTGGCTCCCAACACGCTGTTCCACGAGATGACAGCACTGCTGGTGCTCACTGCTGACACCTTCAGGGTCTGCACCACACTGTTTTCCACTGATGAGGGGGACATTGAAAATATCATATACTCCATCACTCCTGGACTCTTTCTAGTAGTGCGGGAGTTAGTTACATGTCTTGACTTTGGCGGATGTGACGGGCCCTTCGATGTCTCCAAAGATAGGGTTTATTGTGATGGTGTACTCGGCGCCCGCGTGGAGGCCCTGGATCCTGTAGAAGTCAAAGGTGTTCCTCAGGTTGATGCTCTCTATGTGGCCGTCTGGAAGCGCAGCACAAATAAGtggaatatgaaatatttgaatCGGTGTGAGTCAGTAGCGGCATTACCAGACGACGCCCATGTGAGACGATATCCCGTAGCGCCTTTAACTGACGTCCACTTTGTCTGGACAGTGTCAGTGGTTGCATTCTGGACCAGAAGTTCTTGAATTGCTACCAGCTTCTCtataacacacaaacacatctgACATGGAACAACACCGCCCTCTTGTGGATACATTGCTGTACGACAAGTTGTGGTTTGTATTACTTTGTACTTTCTGgccatgttttttattttttttagcaagtgTCAATCATTGTCATCAAACGCAGATGTAATAATAGTTACGTGTTTTTCCCACGATGGAAACCGGTTCACTCAGCCCCTGCGGGTAAACCGCGAAGATACTGATAGTGTACTTTTTGTCCTCCTCCAGGCTGTCAATCACGTGCGAGGAGGCGTCTCCCGGGAGCAGCTGCTCATACGCATATCCCGGTCGGTCGGCTGCATTTGAGAAAGCGTACAATAAATCTGACTCAAAATAACAAGTGTCGATAATTTTGCACACTCTTTTCGTACATCTCGGGATGAGAATCCTGAATCCGTTGAGCTTCTTGAGAGGAGACGTCCAGCCCAGACGTAGCGAGAAAAGACTCTCTTCGATAACTCGGAAGTTTAACACTTGAGGTAATGGTGCTGGAAGACAAGACTTGCGGCTCATGGAGTAGAACCAACATTtggtttgtttgattttagcGTTGCACTTACTGGTCTGGGCAATAATGGTTGCATACCCGCCGACGAGACTGGTATACCAGGCGTACACAGTCAGAGAGTATGATGTCATCGGGTTGAGCTCTGTCACTACAACTGTTGTCACGTCTGCTTTAAGATCAATCTCCTGGGAGCAGAGTTCCAGAATAAACATCTGGATCAGACCTTTCACACCTCCCCTTACCTGTCGCTGCCGCGCGTCGACGGGTTGTCCTCCGGAGCTGAGAGGGACGACCACCAGTCGATAGCCCGTGATGTCCCCCGTGGCCTCTGTCCACGTCAGTCTGAGGGAGCTGTAAGCCAGCTGGCTAACCCGCAGATCTCTGGGACCCAAAATGAGCTCTTTGATTggataaaagaaacaaatagattcaaaaaagggaaaaatcaAAATCGTCACTTCGGTGGTGAGATTCCCTTACCGGGTTGGGGCCATTTGACTGGTAGCTGCGGCTCAGAGGCGGTGAAACAAACCCGGCGGGATAATTTGGGGAGGACGGTCTCCAGCATGGGGAAGTCAACACTCATCAACAGGTGTTCCTCGTACGGCTTGGACACCATGCTCCTCAACTCGTCCTCCTTAGCGTTTCCCACGCCTGGACATAAGCACGTTGATCAATTTATCACTGTCTAGTTTTGTCCACTGGGAGGAGCTGTGGCATTGCTTCAATGTTGTCTGCACATCCGCATTTGgtcatcaaataaataacaacGAAGCAGCATATTTTGGACTAAGCTGACTCGGGCATATGCTTTCAATTGGTATTTAGATAAATTATGCACATGGATGTTCAAAGAAGTCTTTCAATTGATTCTGGCATGATGAGGCTTTGACCAATTTGCCCTGAAGCGCTGACTCATGAAGCCACATGTGCGTTACATTTGCAATCTGTATGCCGcacgtttgcttttttttaatttttttatgattgttGACAAGCAAGCA
This genomic window from Syngnathus acus chromosome 23, fSynAcu1.2, whole genome shotgun sequence contains:
- the col7a1l gene encoding collagen alpha-1(VII) chain → MGRFCVCTILVLLCLSWRSVTAQAEACRTVVQADIVFLVDESWTVEDASFSAMKDFISAMLASFNDSHVGAKGIRFGVIVFGTVPRTLIALTDYNSFEEVLGAVRMLPYEGGFRNIGGALLFLVNQLFHAAIRRDPAPKVAIMITNGPSYDDFFEAAKAVADNGISLYAVGVGNAKEDELRSMVSKPYEEHLLMSVDFPMLETVLPKLSRRVCFTASEPQLPVKWPQPELILGPRDLRVSQLAYSSLRLTWTEATGDITGYRLVVVPLSSGGQPVDARQRQEIDLKADVTTVVVTELNPMTSYSLTVYAWYTSLVGGYATIIAQTTPLPQVLNFRVIEESLFSLRLGWTSPLKKLNGFRILIPRSDRPGYAYEQLLPGDASSHVIDSLEEDKKYTISIFAVYPQGLSEPVSIVGKTQKLVAIQELLVQNATTDTVQTKWTSVKGATGYRLTWASSDGHIESINLRNTFDFYRIQGLHAGAEYTITINPIFGDIEGPVTSAKVKTLENSVVQTLKVSAVSTSSAVISWNSVLGATGYRLAWGPTIEFAGRDRPRQLALNGSTTEYQLKNVAHDTEYALTLYVLFGSVVGPGFTATFRTSPLGYVSSFEVTAYTSTTIEVQWSPIVGATEYKFSWNTDDGSPQSRYLDHSILFYRIVDLSPQTTYTITVRAIYGNTEGPEISLTQVTAAALDSGPPQLVKDVKVVDTGVNSVTLSWKQSTGATGYKVSWVQFVGGEEKSHMVPAGVTTFTIKSLREGSAYKIQVSSMAGSQEGSSVLVTARTLDLPKVTGFTAMNTTDSSTVLSWNPVAGVSRYLLSWRHISVFETKNETLGSSFTSFKVGDLLYRRTYIFSIRPLYGHVEGPISTVYQRIVGQRPPTSQPATVASYVKANTITPQTATRSTKNSFRLPITTDKTSIHPTVTPPLLTTPSAVTPAQSKPDCSRSKVDIVFLVDESSSIGANNFDKMKDFIFRVVTYFPVIGPEGAQIAVVRFSDEPRIEFRLNDHKDRNSVRRGLMALRYGGGNTKTGKGISYVLQEMFQESLGMRQDVAHVLVLITDGRAHDDVESPSRIARALGVSILAVGVTNADLRELSKIAAPGRYKNVFYSPTFDDFPSVEREFVGSVCSEELLSEFKPELSQLDTPTDDPKLPQAPTCQCVKGQKGERGDGMGGGLRFRQTLGQFDPFTSTKGEKGEKGPPGTDGVPGLPGRPGRTGPPGSAGQRGTPGVPGDMGPHGLPGPKGQRGERGEPGYVIAAPDANFIPGQKGEPGSSGAQGPPGIPGVIGVPGMPGPAGPPGISIKGDPGEPGEKGLRGKPGTKGDTGEAGSNGVAGLPGPIGINGTPGSPGPKGDKGECEYSLQGSQGSRGEPGEKGNAGVAGPVGPKGELGEQGIQGAIGPRGKKGFKGEQGDKGERGERGPSGPEGPTGPTGPIGLKGDEGPRGAPGDTANGNIGPTGKKGVRGDIGPIGPAGPLGPKGEPGDKGEKGSPGFGIPGQGGPKGENGERGNVGLSGKPGAKGQDGSKGDKGDLGPPGNPGETGLRGKDGEAGIKGEQGMKGEQGPQGASGDPGIRGSQGLAGQPGTRGEKGDIGNAGQPGLDAEKGDKGEPGKPGPPGTQTLRDNIFARVIKGEPGEPGSRGEVGLPGPRGPEGKPGLPGSSLGGSGKDGLNGTPGKPGEKGEQGLKGEPGSKGEQGEQGRIGIAGMPGLPGTPGRAGIDGKRGLPGNDGEGGQKGEEGKKGEKGYTGANGKDGGKGEPGSPGLPGKQVLVTAEGATIDEIRQAFPVPMGPPGATGSPGIKGDKGDAGMRGEKGDAGASGKSLEMKDVEAMFETYGIKLPLLKVLIDRLLQDGIEELLHKITERKEDTQTSNVITEYTSSLKIDLLAQVDSVEEFELDQPTQPDSWNETTEGPMLWTPHMNGTSSTETNRIQVDSTLNETSNQTLSAQAGSVVQAAPLARAHTGKKSAGHKRQNRERGKGKGNKGRRSRPTRPPTSEQSEEDLHVARRELEQDEDEPSLPSPPITTQESDKVLSIRVKRNWSDSKRRNSDSGQRSQRQVETDPFAQSAGEGPGPDDEDWSGDWATQEEDVDREEEEEGELERQRGREEWERRRAEMERTGGEEGGQPYPYHPDYFYLKGQPGEDGIQGPKGGVGEKGQKGEPGSGHRGPEGQAGRPGNKGEPGEPGPPGAQGIQGIRGSAGIQGFPGIKGPPGAPGEPGREGERGKRGKNGALGGTGPPGAPGPDGSPGVPGVKGEKGERIPGEPGPRGFTGFPGKRGNQGAPGVKGGPGLIGSKGLRGFKGVKGERGLQGIRGERGSTLQMHGPRGLKGNKGDPGERGYPGFDGDKGEKGEDGPPGVKGLKGDVGTKGALGRFGTRGPGGQKGDLGDPGDLGVMGPPGSDGVNGTKGEKGDPGLQGQKGNQGDAGETGSAGDNGAKGEKGFRGIPGRFGSPGLNGEKGDAGSPGTSGIPGLNGLTGRKGDKGNAGINGINGDSGEKGEKGAAGFSGFPGFKGSVGRPGKNGNPGPPGGPGPRGDPGAKGVRGRRGKAQPCQRGVPGGPGLRGQSGVLGIEGVKGEKGEPGLSDLEVKKLVTQEVMDKCGLEYKLMVKSVDPDGSSAPSVADEDDGDDMQEQMKMKEGFLLNGTDASETLQREKRRLFGARSSGFEERCLEPMLEGSCSDYSLLWYFHAGAGECRPFVYGGCGGNRNRFPSLHECRSRCAVAAKRGQ